Proteins encoded together in one Psilocybe cubensis strain MGC-MH-2018 chromosome 8, whole genome shotgun sequence window:
- a CDS encoding mRNA 3'-end-processing protein RNA14, translated as MVLLYNAEDTYFLSKQNTELAQWDTVRMLFEFALKHVGEDKESGVIWGEYIKFLQSGGAIMTLDQQQKTNCLRKVLHRTVQIPLDNVESL; from the exons ATGGTTTTGCTCTATAACGCGGAGGATACATATTTTCTCAGCAAACAAAATACAGAGCTGGCCCAATGGGATACCGTCCGGATGTTGTTTGAGTTTGCTCTGAAGCATGTTGGTGAGGATAAAGAGAGTGGTGTAATATGGGGGGAGTACATCAAGTTTCTGCAGTCTGGAGGG GCAATAATGACCTTGGACCAACAACAGAAGACCAACTGCCTGCGGAAGGTATTGCACCGCACCGTTCAAATACCCCTGGACAATGTTGAAAGCCTATAG
- a CDS encoding mRNA 3'-end-processing protein RNA14, producing MHAQTVLRQIINYTGPLFANEKDSLFLPSLPRFDPLDRALVGKWKAYIKWEESNPLKLDNKDKSRLISRIQGVYQKAVIRMRFMAYTWTNSIGKNNKALLILKAGLDANPSSFLLNFAYAEALEINKDHAEVHATYEKFLGILRANLDRLKKTSKPDATASAIISEPRSNVPLVSLQELQEDKMPKTTELEKHRTEYGLAWIMYMCFGMRAEDVKAFQTIFGKARRDLWLSWEIYEAAVLTEYHCSDDKGVASRIFEKGMESFGNEIDFVLRYLGFLISINDKNNARALFERVITTFEPNRARPLWEQWAWYEYQYGDLEAALKLEKRMAVVPSNQMIGPTAYLPEH from the exons ATGCATGCTCAGACTGTCCTGCGGCAAATTATCAACTACACTGGACCCTTGTTTGCAAATGAGAAGGACTCATTATTCCTGCCATCTCTCCCAAGGTTTGACCCATTGGACCGCGCACTTGTTGGAAAATGGAAAGCCTACATCAAATGGGAAGAGAGCAACCCGTTAAAGCTTGACAACAAGGATAAATCCAGGCTAATTTCACGCATTCAGGGTGTTTATCAAAAGGCTGTAATCCGCATGCG GTTCATGGCCTACACATGGACAAACAGTATAGGCAAGAACAACAAGGCACTTTTGATTCTGAAAGCTGGCCTGGATGCCAATCCCTCAAG TTTTCTCCTCAACTTTGCCTATGCTGAGGCCCTAGAAATCAACAAAGACCACGCAGAGGTGCATGCCACATATGAGAAATTCCTCGGTATTCTTCGTGCCAACCTTGACAGACTAAAAAAAACTTCAAAACCTGATGCCACCGCGAGCG CCATCATTTCTGAACCTCGCTCAAATGTCCCGTTGGTCAGTTTACAAGAATTGCAGGAGGACAAAATGCCAAAAACCACTGAATTGGAAAAGCACCGCACCGAATATGGGTTAGCATGGATTATGTATATGTGTTTTGGAATGAGAGCGGAAGATGTGAAGGCCTTTCAAACAATATTTGGGAAGGCGAGGCGTGATCTTTGGTTGTCTTGGGAGATCTATGAGGCTGCGG TGTTGACTGAATATCACTGTTCTGATGATAAAGGTGTGGCCAGCCGGATCTTTGAGAAGGGCATGGAATCCTTCGGCAACGAGATTGACTTCGTGCTACGATATTTAGGCTTCCTGATTTCTATTAATGATAAGAATA ACGCCCGAGCACTCTTTGAACGTGTTATCACCACTTTTGAACCAAACCGTGCTCGCCCACTATGGGAACAATGGGCTTGGTATGAGTATCAATATGGAGATCTGGAGGCAGCTCTAAAGTTGGAAAAGAGGATGGCAGTAGT ACCCTCCAATCAAATGATTGGCCCAACAGCATATCTACCTGAACACTGA